A single genomic interval of uncultured Desulfobacter sp. harbors:
- a CDS encoding YifB family Mg chelatase-like AAA ATPase, translating to MIAKMKSCAVNGFEAIIVDVEVDITLGLPVFNMVGLAETAVRESRDRVRSALQNAGYTFPMDRVVVNLAPADFKKEGTGLDLPVALGILCAQGLFQASSAASWLFAGELSLDGYLRPVKAALPFALAARDNGFKGIILPKENGAQAALVKDIDVLAPDHLAEVVDFLAGKANLAPLEPDLSMLLETDGADRENDFSHVRGQTHVKRAMEVAAAGHHHILLNGPAGSGKSLMAKCLPGIMPEPSFEEAMEIAKVYSVAGVSREPGQPLGARPFRSPHHSISDAGLVGGGTVPKPGEITLSHNGVLFLDELPEFRRSVLEVLRQPIEEGVITIARANAKATYPCRFMLAGAMNPCPCGNLTNPDRECTCTPAKIEQYKNKISGPLMDRIDILVEVPRLSFNEMTADGYRESSKSIRKRVEKARDIQALRFKKAGTTCFSNADMGPKLLQRFCPLDAQSRQVVEQAMKQFNLSGRAYASILKLARTIADLADVPDIRKPHVLEAVQYKRMDQAGDDFS from the coding sequence ATGATTGCAAAAATGAAGTCCTGCGCAGTAAACGGGTTTGAAGCCATTATTGTGGATGTTGAAGTAGACATTACACTGGGATTGCCGGTATTTAACATGGTAGGACTGGCTGAGACTGCGGTCCGGGAAAGCCGTGACAGGGTCCGCTCTGCTCTGCAGAATGCCGGATACACCTTTCCCATGGACAGAGTTGTGGTAAACCTGGCGCCTGCGGATTTCAAAAAAGAGGGGACGGGCCTGGACCTTCCCGTGGCGTTGGGGATTCTTTGTGCCCAGGGTTTATTCCAGGCATCTTCAGCTGCATCCTGGCTGTTTGCCGGGGAGTTGTCCCTGGACGGGTACCTGCGGCCGGTCAAGGCAGCACTGCCCTTTGCCCTGGCCGCCCGGGACAATGGGTTCAAAGGCATTATTCTGCCCAAAGAAAACGGTGCCCAGGCGGCGCTTGTTAAAGATATTGACGTTCTGGCACCGGATCATCTGGCCGAGGTGGTGGATTTTCTGGCAGGAAAAGCAAACCTTGCGCCCCTGGAACCGGATCTGTCCATGCTTCTGGAGACCGATGGTGCAGATCGGGAAAACGATTTCTCCCATGTCCGGGGCCAGACCCATGTAAAACGGGCCATGGAAGTGGCAGCAGCAGGCCATCATCATATCCTGCTCAACGGTCCGGCAGGATCCGGAAAAAGTTTGATGGCAAAATGCCTGCCGGGGATCATGCCGGAACCGTCCTTCGAAGAGGCCATGGAAATCGCCAAGGTCTATTCAGTAGCCGGGGTCTCCCGGGAACCGGGCCAGCCCCTGGGTGCACGGCCTTTCAGGTCCCCCCACCATTCCATTTCCGATGCGGGTCTTGTGGGCGGCGGCACCGTGCCGAAGCCCGGGGAAATCACGCTGTCCCATAACGGCGTACTGTTTCTGGATGAGTTGCCTGAATTCCGACGCAGTGTGCTGGAGGTTCTGCGCCAGCCCATAGAAGAGGGCGTCATCACTATAGCCCGGGCCAACGCCAAAGCCACCTATCCATGCCGGTTTATGCTGGCAGGCGCCATGAATCCCTGCCCCTGCGGTAACCTCACCAATCCGGACAGGGAATGCACCTGCACCCCGGCAAAAATCGAGCAATACAAAAACAAAATTTCAGGTCCGCTCATGGACAGAATAGACATCCTTGTGGAGGTTCCCCGGTTGTCCTTTAACGAAATGACGGCAGATGGATACCGGGAGTCTTCTAAATCCATTCGAAAACGGGTGGAAAAGGCCCGGGACATCCAGGCCCTTCGATTTAAAAAAGCCGGTACAACATGTTTTTCCAATGCTGACATGGGCCCAAAACTTTTGCAGCGGTTTTGTCCCCTGGATGCCCAAAGCCGCCAAGTGGTTGAACAGGCTATGAAACAATTCAACCTTTCCGGCCGGGCCTATGCCTCCATATTAAAACTTGCCAGAACCATCGCTGATCTGGCAGACGTCCCCGATATACGCAAACCCCATGTTCTTGAAGCGGTTCAATATAAACGTATGGACCAGGCCGGCGATGACTTCAGCTGA
- the lpxC gene encoding UDP-3-O-acyl-N-acetylglucosamine deacetylase: MNSFYNQQTIAEKVTLSGTGVHSGKKTNLTIRPAEENHGIKFRRLDLPGTPDIPALFKQVVDTSLATVIGDKGAIVSTIEHLMASFAGLGIDNALVEVDDYEIPIMDGSAREFTRAITNVGVVEQDRPKHLFIVNEPIEIRQADKWVRVEPESCFRISCTIEFNHPLIGLQKIIYDRAENNFEQKICGARTFGFVKDLELLKKFSLGKGGSLDNAIVIDNDKILNKGGLRYPDEFVRHKLLDCLGDFSLLGMPIQGHIITHKSGHHLNHLFIKKFLDEKQAWETGPAKR; encoded by the coding sequence ATGAACAGTTTTTATAATCAGCAAACCATCGCCGAAAAAGTGACCCTTTCAGGGACAGGTGTCCATTCGGGTAAAAAGACAAACCTGACCATCCGGCCGGCCGAGGAAAACCACGGCATTAAATTCCGGCGCCTTGATCTTCCCGGAACCCCTGATATTCCGGCCCTTTTCAAACAGGTGGTGGATACCAGTCTTGCCACGGTTATCGGGGACAAGGGTGCTATTGTTTCCACCATTGAGCATTTGATGGCAAGTTTTGCAGGTCTTGGTATTGACAATGCCCTGGTGGAGGTGGACGATTATGAGATCCCCATCATGGACGGATCAGCCAGGGAATTTACCCGGGCTATAACCAACGTGGGCGTGGTGGAGCAGGATAGACCCAAACACCTTTTTATCGTGAATGAACCCATAGAAATCAGGCAGGCGGATAAATGGGTCCGGGTGGAACCCGAATCCTGTTTTAGAATTTCCTGTACCATTGAATTTAACCATCCGCTTATCGGGCTGCAGAAAATTATCTATGACAGGGCTGAAAATAACTTTGAGCAAAAGATTTGCGGGGCCCGGACCTTTGGGTTTGTAAAAGATCTTGAATTGTTGAAGAAATTCAGCCTTGGCAAGGGCGGAAGCCTTGACAATGCCATTGTGATTGACAATGATAAAATTTTGAATAAAGGGGGACTGCGGTATCCGGATGAATTTGTTCGGCACAAACTGCTGGACTGCCTTGGGGATTTTTCCCTTCTGGGAATGCCTATCCAGGGGCATATCATTACCCATAAATCCGGGCATCATCTGAACCACCTCTTTATAAAAAAATTCCTTGATGAAAAGCAGGCCTGGGAAACCGGCCCTGCAAAGCGCTGA